One part of the Coffea eugenioides isolate CCC68of chromosome 10, Ceug_1.0, whole genome shotgun sequence genome encodes these proteins:
- the LOC113750250 gene encoding uncharacterized protein LOC113750250, whose amino-acid sequence MEEVESAASQQEVTPKRKHHEGSVASNIRRECLSFTTSLQEGFRYIKGIVVGQAKKMTAKDEHEATEADLLASKMQVDAADEAESTKKKLDKSY is encoded by the exons aTGGAAGAAGTAGAATCTGCAGCATCACAACAAGAAGTCACTCCCAAGAGAAAGCATCATGAAGGTTCAGTAGCTTCTAATATCAGAAGAGAATGCCTTTCCTTCACAACTTCATTACAAGAAGGTTTCCGCTACATCAAAGGAATTGTTGTTGGACAG GCAAAGAAAATGACTGCCAAGGATGAGCATGAAGCTACTGAAGCTGATCTGTTGGCTTCAAAGATGCAAGTTGATGCTGCTGATGAAGCTGAAAGTACCAAGAAGAAACTTGATAAATCCTATTAA